The Streptomyces sp. DH-12 genome has a window encoding:
- a CDS encoding DNA sulfur modification protein DndB — MRLTMPSGIPEGIPLTVMPFREDAVIGTLSLATLVRLVPSPRQEEDPRALKAASGHDRRRAELRATVQRTLKSQKGRNIPDYAEYIAAGILGKHGSAWSTPPITLWHPGEIAAMSDELVPGSGLRTLTVAPDAMVIAIDGETQTTAWHDIYRDPESFGLTYTELGRRVRIPFELYLGISPADARQIFYDRNVKGVDVAKNLAMSMDQRDLATRLSYTVGEKLEVESDGQRMPFGKLVNAGKRQLTRTDQEVVTLSALRALIVTTVFGSKGVEYSAANVHEGNLPSNTDADEVEAVVVRLVSRLIGGRFPDFARRSAITAPAVMAGLGILLHRATPWCDPGKAMSYETVERLLADVRWEREPAYWEGVCASVGSSGRLNFSGGVRDSAGRVAGALLDPHGELGRKIRGLRS, encoded by the coding sequence ATGCGCCTGACCATGCCGAGCGGCATCCCGGAAGGAATCCCGCTCACCGTCATGCCGTTCCGCGAGGACGCGGTCATCGGCACCCTGTCCCTCGCGACGCTGGTGCGCCTCGTGCCGTCACCGCGTCAGGAGGAGGACCCGCGCGCCCTCAAGGCCGCGTCCGGGCACGACCGGCGCCGCGCCGAGCTGCGCGCGACCGTGCAGCGGACGCTGAAGTCCCAGAAGGGCAGGAACATCCCGGACTACGCCGAGTACATCGCCGCAGGCATCCTCGGCAAGCACGGCTCCGCCTGGTCCACGCCCCCGATCACGCTCTGGCACCCGGGCGAGATCGCCGCGATGAGCGACGAGCTGGTCCCCGGCTCGGGCCTGCGGACGCTGACCGTCGCCCCGGACGCCATGGTGATCGCCATCGACGGCGAGACCCAGACCACCGCCTGGCACGACATCTACCGGGACCCGGAGTCCTTCGGCCTCACCTACACCGAGCTCGGCCGGCGGGTCCGCATCCCCTTCGAGCTCTACCTGGGGATCTCCCCGGCGGACGCGCGGCAGATCTTCTACGACCGCAACGTCAAAGGCGTCGACGTCGCCAAGAACCTGGCCATGTCCATGGACCAGCGCGACCTCGCCACCCGTCTCTCCTACACCGTCGGCGAGAAGCTCGAGGTCGAGTCGGACGGGCAGCGGATGCCGTTCGGCAAGCTGGTCAACGCCGGCAAGCGGCAGCTCACCAGGACCGACCAGGAGGTCGTGACGCTGTCCGCGCTGCGGGCGCTGATCGTCACCACCGTCTTCGGCAGCAAGGGCGTGGAGTACTCGGCGGCCAACGTCCACGAGGGCAACCTGCCGTCCAACACCGACGCCGACGAGGTGGAGGCAGTGGTCGTCCGGCTGGTGTCCCGGCTGATCGGGGGCCGCTTCCCGGACTTCGCCCGGCGCAGCGCGATCACCGCCCCGGCCGTGATGGCGGGCCTCGGCATCCTGCTGCACCGCGCGACTCCCTGGTGCGACCCCGGCAAGGCCATGAGCTACGAGACGGTCGAGCGCCTGCTCGCCGACGTCCGCTGGGAGCGCGAGCCCGCCTACTGGGAGGGCGTCTGCGCCAGCGTCGGCTCCTCCGGCCGGCTCAACTTCAGCGGCGGTGTGAGGGACTCCGCCGGCCGCGTCGCGGGCGCGCTCCTCGACCCGCACGGCGAGCTGGGCCGGAAGATCCGGGGCCTGCGGAGCTGA
- a CDS encoding N-6 DNA methylase: MPQPSAPSAQVTAAEISRIAGVTRATVSNWRRRHDDFPAPSGGTDSSPLYDLEEVRAWLASRGQHTAATPSGELRTTLRLRERAVAGTSDLLLLVLAAARRPADDLTGLLALPDADLLKQASDAAAGAADVVPDAEPVRFTDADATVLRALLLCVRDEGAQTALGVLAERELEDSAASGAYRTPAPLADLLARLVPGSPARVLDPACGSGTLLTAAAARGARELYGQDSLPVQARRAAVGLTLTAGEGADVTVRSGDSLRADAFPDLTVDAVLCNPPYGDRDWGHDELAYDSRWAYGFPPRAESELAWVQHALAHLEPGGHAVLLLPPATASRSSGRRIRAELIRSGALRAVASLPPGAAIPLHIGLQVWILQRPEPARPAHQTVLFVDAAGEPSAPGRGGSRSGSVDWARVTEQILSAWTAYAEDPDGFEARAGVARAVSVVDLLDEVVDVTPARQVRASQADVDPQEVAREAAAAREGLAAAVRTVAGLAGMARWDAAGASAREWRTATVADLARGGALKLLRSAPVPPTAFEPEANAAKNGTYSGNRWRTLTGGDIARGSEPTGSVLDVQAKQMPEIAVGDVLLRNLVSGTGPVARVAGETDAGALLGPGVHLFRPDPARLDPWFLLGFLSAEANLAGASTGSSTLHVTPGRLRVPLLPLEEQRRYGEAFRHVEALREQARRTRDLAEETARLVSGGLTGGQLVPEPT, encoded by the coding sequence ATGCCGCAGCCATCCGCACCGTCCGCCCAGGTGACAGCCGCCGAGATCTCCCGCATCGCGGGGGTCACGCGCGCCACCGTCAGCAACTGGCGACGCCGGCACGACGACTTCCCCGCGCCCTCGGGCGGCACGGACAGCAGCCCGCTGTACGACCTGGAGGAGGTCCGCGCCTGGCTCGCCTCCCGCGGACAGCACACGGCGGCCACGCCCAGCGGGGAGCTGCGCACCACCCTGCGCCTCCGTGAGCGGGCCGTCGCCGGCACGTCCGACCTGCTCCTGCTGGTCCTGGCCGCGGCCCGCCGCCCCGCCGACGACCTCACCGGTCTGCTCGCGCTGCCCGACGCCGACCTGCTGAAGCAGGCGAGCGACGCGGCGGCCGGGGCCGCGGACGTGGTGCCGGACGCGGAACCCGTCCGGTTCACCGACGCCGACGCCACGGTCCTGCGCGCCCTGCTGCTCTGCGTCCGCGACGAGGGCGCGCAGACGGCGCTGGGCGTCCTGGCGGAGCGGGAGCTGGAGGACAGCGCCGCCAGCGGCGCCTACCGCACCCCGGCCCCGCTCGCCGACCTGCTGGCCCGCCTGGTCCCGGGCTCCCCCGCCCGCGTCCTCGACCCCGCCTGCGGCAGCGGCACCCTGCTGACGGCCGCGGCGGCGCGCGGCGCGCGCGAGCTGTACGGACAGGACAGCCTCCCCGTCCAGGCGCGGCGCGCCGCGGTCGGCCTGACCCTGACGGCCGGGGAAGGCGCGGACGTCACCGTGCGCTCGGGCGACAGCCTGCGCGCCGACGCCTTCCCGGACCTCACCGTCGACGCCGTGCTGTGCAACCCGCCCTACGGCGACCGGGACTGGGGCCACGACGAACTGGCCTACGACTCGCGCTGGGCGTACGGCTTCCCGCCCCGCGCCGAGTCCGAGCTGGCCTGGGTCCAGCACGCGCTGGCCCACCTCGAACCGGGCGGCCACGCCGTGCTGCTCCTCCCGCCGGCCACGGCGTCCCGCTCCTCCGGCCGCCGCATCCGCGCCGAACTGATCCGCAGCGGCGCGCTGCGCGCGGTGGCGTCCCTGCCGCCGGGGGCGGCGATCCCGCTCCACATCGGTCTGCAGGTGTGGATACTGCAACGCCCGGAGCCGGCCCGGCCGGCGCACCAGACGGTGCTCTTCGTCGACGCGGCGGGCGAGCCGTCGGCGCCGGGACGCGGCGGAAGCCGTTCGGGTTCGGTGGACTGGGCGCGGGTGACGGAGCAGATTCTCTCCGCGTGGACGGCGTACGCCGAGGACCCGGACGGTTTCGAGGCGCGGGCCGGTGTGGCGCGGGCGGTGAGCGTCGTCGACCTGCTCGACGAGGTCGTCGACGTGACCCCGGCCCGGCAGGTGCGGGCCTCGCAGGCGGACGTCGACCCGCAGGAAGTGGCCCGCGAGGCCGCGGCGGCCCGCGAAGGACTGGCGGCGGCGGTGCGGACGGTGGCCGGGCTGGCGGGCATGGCGCGGTGGGACGCCGCAGGGGCTTCGGCACGGGAGTGGCGTACGGCGACAGTGGCCGACCTGGCGCGGGGCGGGGCCCTGAAACTTCTCCGTTCGGCTCCGGTTCCGCCGACGGCCTTCGAGCCCGAGGCGAACGCCGCGAAGAACGGTACCTACAGCGGAAATCGCTGGCGCACGCTGACGGGCGGTGACATCGCTCGCGGGAGCGAGCCGACGGGATCGGTCCTGGATGTGCAGGCCAAGCAGATGCCCGAGATCGCGGTGGGCGACGTTCTGCTCCGCAACCTGGTCAGCGGCACCGGACCCGTAGCGCGCGTTGCCGGCGAGACGGATGCCGGCGCCCTCCTCGGACCCGGCGTCCACCTGTTCCGGCCGGACCCGGCACGACTCGACCCCTGGTTCCTCCTCGGCTTCCTCAGCGCCGAGGCCAACCTGGCCGGCGCCTCGACCGGCAGTTCCACCCTCCACGTCACACCGGGTCGCCTGCGCGTGCCGCTGCTGCCCCTCGAGGAGCAGCGCCGGTACGGCGAGGCGTTCCGGCACGTGGAGGCGCTGCGTGAACAGGCGCGGCGCACACGGGACTTGGCCGAGGAGACGGCACGGCTCGTGAGCGGGGGGCTCACGGGCGGACAACTGGTGCCGGAGCCCACCTAG
- a CDS encoding class I SAM-dependent DNA methyltransferase, with amino-acid sequence MNSSKHTELANHAWSVADLLRGDYKQSDYGKVILPFTVLRRLECVLEPTREKVAQIAEQHKDSDIDPDRFLRRASGHSFYNRSSLTLKKIAADPQNAAKNLAVYVGAFSDNARGVLDRFEFAQQIKRLDTAGLLYQVIGKFTDLDLRPEVVPNHNMGYIFEELIRRFAEQSNETAGEHFTPREVIQLMVRLLVAPDGDALQLPGAVRTVLDPACGTGGMLSAMDDLITELNPDATVEVYGQELNPESWAICRSDLMIKGQDPENIAFGNSFSDDGHARKTFDYMLANPPFGVEWKKVKDEVEREHRELGEAGRFGAGLPRINDGSLLFLQHMISKMKPVDVDGGGGSRLAIVFNGSPLFTGAAGSGESEIRRWILENDWLEGIVALPDQLFYNTGISTYFWILTNRKSPDHKGKVVLLDARDQWQKMRKSLGDKRKHLGKEHIATIVKLYGEALAVVDDADHPLHGKVKVFRNEDFGYQRITVERPLKLRFEITEETLAALEASKAIQKLPQAPALADAFKSLVGTSWATKQEAWLTLKDAVVQAGGTWPTGAPFNKALRDVIGVRDPEGEVQLVKGQPESDSELRDYENVPLEEDIEEYLAQEVHPHVPDAWIDHSKTKIGYEIPFTRHFYVYEPPRPLAEIDAELKALEAEIQSLLSEVTE; translated from the coding sequence TTGAACAGCAGCAAGCACACGGAGTTGGCGAACCACGCGTGGTCCGTCGCCGACCTCCTGCGGGGGGACTACAAGCAGTCCGACTACGGCAAGGTCATCCTGCCGTTCACGGTGCTGCGGCGACTGGAGTGCGTGCTGGAGCCGACCCGCGAGAAGGTCGCCCAGATCGCGGAGCAGCACAAGGACAGTGACATCGACCCGGACCGCTTCCTGCGCCGGGCCTCGGGCCACTCCTTCTACAACCGGTCGAGCCTGACCCTGAAGAAGATCGCCGCGGACCCGCAGAATGCGGCGAAGAACCTCGCGGTGTACGTCGGTGCGTTCTCCGACAACGCCCGCGGCGTGCTGGACCGCTTCGAGTTCGCCCAGCAGATCAAGCGGCTGGACACCGCGGGGCTGCTCTACCAGGTCATCGGCAAGTTCACCGACCTGGACCTGCGTCCCGAGGTCGTGCCCAACCACAACATGGGCTACATCTTCGAGGAGCTGATCCGCCGCTTCGCGGAACAGTCCAACGAGACGGCCGGTGAGCACTTCACCCCGCGCGAGGTGATCCAGCTCATGGTGCGGCTGCTCGTCGCCCCGGACGGCGACGCGCTCCAGCTTCCGGGCGCGGTGCGCACGGTCCTCGACCCTGCGTGTGGCACGGGCGGCATGCTCTCCGCGATGGACGACCTGATCACGGAGCTGAACCCGGACGCCACGGTGGAGGTGTACGGGCAGGAGCTCAACCCGGAGTCGTGGGCGATCTGCCGGTCCGACCTCATGATCAAGGGCCAGGACCCGGAGAACATCGCCTTCGGCAACTCCTTCTCCGACGACGGCCACGCCCGCAAGACCTTCGACTACATGCTGGCCAACCCGCCGTTCGGCGTGGAGTGGAAGAAGGTCAAGGACGAGGTCGAGCGCGAACACAGGGAACTCGGCGAGGCCGGCCGCTTCGGCGCGGGCCTGCCGCGCATCAACGACGGCTCACTGCTGTTCCTCCAGCACATGATCTCGAAGATGAAGCCGGTCGACGTGGACGGCGGGGGCGGCTCGCGCCTCGCGATCGTCTTCAACGGCTCACCGCTGTTCACCGGCGCGGCCGGCTCGGGCGAGTCGGAGATCCGCCGCTGGATCCTGGAGAACGACTGGCTGGAGGGCATCGTCGCCCTGCCGGACCAGCTCTTCTACAACACCGGCATCTCGACGTACTTCTGGATCCTGACCAACCGTAAGAGCCCGGACCACAAGGGCAAGGTCGTCCTGCTGGACGCCCGCGACCAGTGGCAGAAGATGCGCAAGTCGCTGGGCGACAAGCGCAAGCATCTGGGCAAGGAGCACATCGCCACGATCGTCAAGCTGTACGGCGAGGCCCTGGCCGTGGTGGACGACGCGGACCACCCACTGCACGGCAAGGTGAAGGTCTTCCGCAACGAGGACTTCGGCTACCAGCGGATCACGGTGGAACGCCCGCTGAAGCTGCGGTTCGAGATCACGGAGGAGACGCTGGCGGCACTGGAGGCGTCCAAGGCGATCCAGAAGCTGCCCCAGGCCCCGGCCTTGGCGGACGCCTTCAAGTCCCTGGTGGGCACGAGTTGGGCCACGAAGCAGGAGGCCTGGCTGACCCTGAAGGATGCGGTGGTCCAGGCCGGCGGGACGTGGCCGACGGGGGCGCCGTTCAACAAGGCGCTGCGGGATGTGATCGGAGTGCGGGATCCGGAGGGCGAGGTGCAGCTCGTCAAGGGGCAGCCTGAGTCGGACTCGGAACTTCGGGACTATGAAAACGTTCCGCTGGAAGAGGACATCGAGGAGTACCTGGCACAGGAGGTTCACCCGCACGTGCCGGACGCATGGATCGACCACAGCAAGACGAAGATTGGGTACGAGATCCCGTTCACGCGGCACTTCTATGTGTATGAGCCGCCTCGGCCGTTGGCGGAGATCGATGCGGAGTTGAAGGCGCTGGAGGCGGAGATTCAGAGCCTCTTGAGCGAGGTGACGGAATGA